Proteins from one Sabethes cyaneus chromosome 2, idSabCyanKW18_F2, whole genome shotgun sequence genomic window:
- the LOC128735175 gene encoding E3 ubiquitin-protein ligase CCNB1IP1-like yields the protein MSFVEQRDQLVCNARDCFQKIERVAWITRCSHVFCAQHGQDAKLRQTESSGCPACGTRFHDGFGIVERTLSDSAHSRALLLCGYSPDTIMEIANSAITFWNFQKHQVCVNLERKVQYYKETISKFKQDMALAKSDTELKIHRLEQQLESCLAKNKELTETPGRDTRGEHHRKAEQQARKRKMDDFLL from the exons ATGTCATTCGTTGAGCAACGCGATCAACTGGTCTGCAATGCGCGCGATTGCTTCCAGAAAATCGAGCGGGTTGCGTGGATAACACGCTGCTCCCACGTATTTTGTGCACAGCACGGTCAAGATGCCAAGTTACGCCAAACGGAGTCTTCCGGTTGTCCAGCTTGTGGTACTCGATTTCACGACGGCTTTGGCATTGTGGAACGTACGCTGAGCGATTCGGCACATTCTCGAGCG CTCTTATTGTGCGGCTACAGTCCAGACACCATAATGGAAATCGCCAACAGTGCCATCACGTTCTGGAACTTCCAGAAGCATCAAGTTTGTGTTAACCTGGAACGAAAAGTTCAGTATTATAAGGAGACCATCAGTAAATTTAAACAAGACATGGCACTGGCGAAAAGTGATACCGAATTGAAGATTCATCGATTGGAGCAACAATTGGAGAGCTGTCTGGCAAAGAACAAGGAATTGACCGAAACTCCCGGTAGAGACACCCGTGGTGAACACCACAGAAAGGCAGAGCAGCAAGCGAGGAAGCGAAAGATGGATGATTTTCTGCTTTAG